A DNA window from Paenibacillus andongensis contains the following coding sequences:
- a CDS encoding Ger(x)C family spore germination protein → MRTRILLVWTLLMMPILSGCWSRIEVNDLAFVTAAGIDKMEDGKIRLALQVAIPRMLGAAGQGGQGGEKDIGAKAVWVISEKGESILDAYRRLQEKLPRRIFFSHSGIIVIGEEMARDGVSPILDFFIRQREARMRSYILFTKGEAVKILKFVPKLEKIPSEVMREEVKQHIGVRINLKEFVHMLVTEGVEPIAAEMEIVSSNLMNEEDSKAPSPSNVETNLSLKGSAIFNKDKLIGWMNDLETRGVLWLRKEMKTGVVTVNIPKEKGNGKISVLIVKAKTQITPILKDGEITMEVKVSAENDLYENNSKLDVSDPKVVHVVEKELEEDLIQRIQLVLDMAQKKFKSDIFGFGVAVERKYPKEWKNKFKKQWEEDFPKLKVKIIADMTVNRTGLSNKPLILKEKESGK, encoded by the coding sequence ATGAGAACACGAATTTTATTGGTTTGGACCCTTCTGATGATGCCGATTCTTTCAGGCTGCTGGAGCCGGATAGAAGTCAATGACCTAGCATTTGTAACCGCGGCAGGAATCGATAAGATGGAGGATGGTAAAATCCGTTTAGCGCTGCAGGTAGCTATTCCGCGAATGTTAGGTGCTGCAGGTCAAGGGGGTCAAGGCGGGGAGAAAGACATAGGAGCCAAAGCGGTATGGGTCATTTCAGAAAAGGGGGAATCGATTCTGGATGCCTATCGGAGACTCCAGGAAAAACTGCCGCGCCGCATTTTCTTTTCTCACAGCGGTATTATCGTTATTGGCGAAGAAATGGCTCGAGACGGAGTTTCTCCGATACTCGATTTTTTTATTAGACAACGGGAAGCGCGAATGCGCAGTTACATACTTTTTACCAAGGGAGAGGCTGTAAAGATTCTAAAGTTTGTCCCCAAACTCGAAAAAATACCGTCTGAAGTCATGAGAGAGGAAGTGAAACAGCACATTGGCGTAAGGATAAATCTAAAGGAGTTTGTCCATATGCTTGTAACAGAAGGTGTGGAACCGATTGCGGCTGAAATGGAAATCGTATCTTCGAACTTAATGAATGAAGAGGATTCAAAGGCACCATCTCCGTCGAATGTGGAAACCAACCTGTCGCTCAAAGGATCAGCGATTTTCAACAAAGATAAATTAATTGGTTGGATGAATGACCTAGAGACAAGAGGTGTTCTGTGGCTTCGCAAGGAGATGAAAACAGGTGTTGTCACGGTAAACATTCCAAAGGAAAAGGGAAATGGGAAAATCAGTGTTTTAATAGTGAAGGCCAAGACCCAAATCACTCCGATTCTTAAGGATGGAGAAATAACCATGGAAGTGAAAGTAAGTGCTGAGAACGATCTTTATGAGAATAATTCGAAATTGGATGTAAGTGATCCTAAAGTGGTTCATGTTGTGGAAAAAGAATTGGAAGAGGATCTCATACAAAGAATCCAATTGGTACTCGATATGGCGCAGAAAAAATTTAAATCAGACATTTTCGGATTTGGCGTCGCTGTAGAACGGAAATATCCAAAAGAGTGGAAAAATAAGTTTAAAAAGCAATGGGAGGAGGATTTTCCAAAGCTTAAAGTCAAGATTATTGCTGATATGACAGTAAATCGTACAGGTTTATCGAATAAACCTTTGATTTTGAAAGAGAAGGAGTCCGGAAAATAA
- a CDS encoding spore germination protein codes for MEKGKLGWLKSLVASQRKNKNFLEQSAAIRREPLENDLLSTNLLQNVEQLKMIFDRSSDIVFRDFQVGETQKGTLLLLDGLVNMKLIDDDVIKPLLEYGGNQLTQAILRYEDMEILLRNHVISAAQISSGTNFQDVIDHVLSGDTALILDGAGQAIFISAREWESRSVEEPATEAVIRGPRDGFTENLRTNTSLIRRRLKTPQLKMEAMKVGRLSKTEIVITYLDHIADESLVAEVRERIGRIDIDAILESGYIEEFIEDNPRSIFPQVQSTERPDKIVGNILEGKVAIIIDNTPFALYVPVTFYEMLQASEDYYGRFTISTAIRWIRFLFLVIALFLPSLYIALLTFHQEMVPSTLLYSVASSRETVPFPAIVEALLMEIAFEGLREAGVRLPRPVGQSVSIVGALVIGQAAVQAGIVSAPMVIVVSITGIASFIIPSFSQAVAIRMLRFPMMFLAGSLGLYGILLGMLFIMSHMCRLRSFGIPYLSPLAPLHFGDLKDVFVRAPWWSLTERPDETAKSNPQRMKRSLRPQQPNSKE; via the coding sequence ATGGAAAAAGGAAAGTTAGGTTGGTTGAAAAGTTTAGTGGCTTCTCAACGAAAGAATAAGAACTTTCTGGAACAATCAGCCGCAATCCGCAGGGAACCCTTGGAAAATGATCTGCTTAGCACAAATCTTTTACAGAATGTAGAACAATTGAAAATGATCTTTGATCGTTCTTCTGATATTGTGTTTAGGGATTTTCAAGTGGGCGAGACGCAAAAGGGGACGCTTCTTTTATTAGATGGCCTTGTCAACATGAAATTGATTGACGATGATGTCATAAAACCTCTGCTGGAATATGGGGGAAATCAGCTAACACAAGCGATCCTTCGCTATGAGGACATGGAGATTTTGCTTCGGAATCATGTGATTTCTGCTGCACAGATAAGCAGCGGAACTAATTTCCAAGATGTGATAGATCACGTTTTGTCTGGGGATACCGCATTGATTCTTGACGGCGCAGGACAGGCTATATTCATCAGTGCGAGAGAATGGGAGTCCCGATCGGTTGAAGAACCGGCGACCGAAGCTGTGATCCGCGGTCCTAGGGACGGGTTTACGGAAAACCTGCGGACCAATACCAGTCTTATTCGCAGGAGATTGAAAACCCCCCAGCTTAAAATGGAAGCGATGAAAGTAGGACGGTTATCAAAAACCGAGATCGTCATTACTTACTTGGATCATATTGCTGATGAATCACTAGTGGCGGAAGTCCGCGAAAGAATCGGCAGGATTGACATCGATGCGATTCTGGAAAGCGGATATATCGAGGAATTCATTGAAGACAATCCGCGGTCCATTTTCCCCCAGGTGCAGAGCACGGAACGACCGGATAAAATTGTTGGCAATATATTGGAAGGGAAAGTAGCGATTATTATCGATAATACGCCCTTTGCCCTATATGTTCCGGTAACTTTTTATGAAATGCTGCAGGCGAGCGAAGACTATTATGGGCGCTTTACGATTTCGACGGCGATCCGTTGGATCCGTTTTTTGTTTCTGGTGATCGCCTTGTTTTTACCATCGCTCTATATTGCACTATTAACATTTCATCAGGAAATGGTTCCGTCAACCCTGTTATACAGTGTGGCTTCCTCCCGTGAAACGGTCCCCTTTCCAGCTATTGTCGAAGCCTTGCTGATGGAAATAGCTTTTGAAGGATTGCGGGAAGCTGGTGTACGTCTGCCTAGGCCTGTAGGACAGTCGGTGAGTATTGTCGGAGCTTTGGTAATTGGTCAGGCCGCCGTTCAGGCTGGCATTGTTTCCGCCCCCATGGTTATTGTCGTATCCATCACCGGAATAGCTTCATTTATCATTCCCAGCTTCAGTCAGGCGGTCGCGATTAGAATGCTGCGATTTCCCATGATGTTTTTAGCCGGATCGCTGGGATTATACGGAATACTCTTAGGCATGTTGTTCATCATGAGTCATATGTGCCGCCTTCGTTCGTTCGGCATACCCTATTTGTCACCTTTGGCCCCATTGCATTTTGGTGACTTAAAAGATGTGTTTGTACGGGCACCTTGGTGGAGTTTGACAGAGCGTCCGGATGAGACTGCAAAAAGTAATCCACAGCGAATGAAAAGGTCGTTGCGTCCCCAACAACCGAACAGCAAGGAGTAG
- a CDS encoding GerAB/ArcD/ProY family transporter produces the protein MKLEKISIKQLFLLMLAFEIGSAIIFSLGAEAKQDAWLTVLIGMVFGFILISVFTKLSEYYPGHSLIQIIQQLMGKFFGYPLCITYIIYFTSQAARISRDFSELMLSTILVGTPSIFILASFVVVIIYTLRGGIEVFGRMAELVFPVVLIISMSTWLIVYISGVVDMKHLTPFLGSGIKNIWKESFPYQTSLPFGELVIFTMIWPALKDNVKLKKVAMAAVLTAGVLLSLNILGMVSVLGPQLYGMLNYPLLSAIRMVSVADFLERVDAVVIMLMVAGGFFKVGIYIYGASVGTAQLLNLKSHHFVLIPLGAIIVPLGQIMVKTYAEHLAIGLKFDMTYLHLPLQFVIPSLLLIMAYLHNRVLSHSDPTLRQRQ, from the coding sequence ATGAAACTGGAGAAAATAAGTATCAAACAACTCTTTCTTCTTATGTTAGCTTTTGAAATCGGGAGTGCTATCATTTTTTCATTAGGGGCGGAAGCTAAACAAGATGCTTGGCTGACCGTATTAATAGGTATGGTGTTCGGATTTATTTTAATCTCCGTCTTCACTAAATTATCCGAGTATTATCCAGGTCATTCATTGATTCAGATCATTCAACAACTGATGGGCAAGTTTTTTGGATATCCATTATGTATCACTTATATTATTTATTTTACCTCTCAAGCTGCGAGGATCAGTCGAGATTTCTCCGAACTTATGCTTTCTACAATTTTAGTTGGAACTCCAAGTATTTTTATACTTGCAAGCTTTGTAGTCGTTATCATTTATACGCTCCGCGGTGGCATTGAAGTGTTTGGACGAATGGCAGAATTGGTATTTCCCGTTGTTCTGATCATATCCATGAGTACATGGTTGATCGTCTATATATCCGGGGTTGTTGACATGAAGCACCTTACACCTTTTCTTGGTTCAGGAATAAAAAACATATGGAAAGAGTCATTTCCCTATCAAACTAGCCTGCCCTTTGGGGAATTGGTTATATTCACCATGATATGGCCAGCGTTAAAGGACAATGTGAAGCTTAAAAAAGTAGCGATGGCTGCCGTTTTGACAGCAGGAGTTTTATTATCCCTTAATATATTAGGCATGGTCTCCGTTCTAGGGCCTCAATTGTACGGTATGTTAAATTATCCTCTACTATCGGCGATACGAATGGTTTCCGTGGCGGATTTTCTCGAGCGGGTCGATGCTGTGGTTATCATGCTAATGGTAGCAGGGGGATTTTTTAAAGTTGGTATCTACATATATGGCGCCTCGGTTGGGACAGCCCAATTATTAAATTTGAAGAGCCATCACTTCGTTCTTATACCGCTTGGTGCGATTATTGTCCCTCTTGGTCAGATCATGGTTAAAACATATGCAGAGCACCTAGCGATAGGATTAAAATTTGACATGACCTATCTGCATCTCCCCTTGCAGTTTGTCATACCCAGTTTGTTGCTGATTATGGCCTATTTACATAATAGGGTACTGTCCCACAGTGATCCTACATTGCGGCAAAGGCAATAA
- a CDS encoding glycoside hydrolase family 88/105 protein, with amino-acid sequence MTHHFVKSPIEWARAACDSIMSTYTPMELPPAGRWHYHQGVFLCGMEMLWESEQDERYDAYIQAYVDSLIDEHGNLYFARDELDAVQAGLLLFRLEKRTGHSKYRIAADKLRNLLNTLNLTTEGGYWHKDKYAYNMWLDGLYMAGVFSLKYANAYGDHDLRGTVLHQEKLMRKYMKDEETGLLYHAWDESRKMPWANAETGCSPEFWGRSLGWYGLAVTQFLDELSPDEPGREELVNSLRDFVYALIRYQDPESGLWYQIVDKGEQPDNWLETSCTNLFVYTIAKAIKHGVVGQECLDAAVKGYEGLIRTLQFDEQERMILPLICIGTSAGDYENYVTRPTSENDLHGVGTFVMACVEVQSLMK; translated from the coding sequence ATGACTCATCATTTTGTAAAATCACCCATCGAATGGGCACGAGCTGCCTGCGATTCAATTATGAGCACGTACACGCCAATGGAGCTGCCGCCCGCTGGGCGCTGGCATTATCATCAGGGTGTTTTCTTATGCGGCATGGAAATGCTGTGGGAATCTGAACAAGATGAGCGCTATGACGCCTACATTCAGGCTTATGTGGATAGTTTGATCGACGAACACGGCAATCTCTATTTCGCGCGGGATGAGCTGGATGCGGTACAAGCAGGGCTTTTGTTATTCCGGTTGGAAAAGCGGACAGGACACAGCAAGTACCGAATCGCTGCGGATAAGCTAAGAAACTTGCTGAACACGCTGAATCTCACTACGGAGGGCGGTTACTGGCATAAAGATAAATATGCCTACAACATGTGGTTGGATGGTTTGTATATGGCAGGTGTTTTCTCATTGAAATATGCGAATGCTTATGGAGATCACGACTTGCGTGGAACCGTGCTGCATCAAGAGAAACTAATGCGTAAATATATGAAAGACGAAGAGACGGGGCTGCTGTACCATGCCTGGGACGAAAGCCGCAAGATGCCGTGGGCGAATGCCGAAACCGGATGCTCACCGGAATTTTGGGGCCGCTCACTCGGCTGGTACGGCTTAGCGGTCACACAATTCCTAGATGAACTTTCACCTGACGAACCAGGCCGCGAAGAGTTAGTTAACTCGCTGCGTGATTTCGTTTATGCCTTGATTCGGTATCAAGATCCGGAGAGCGGACTTTGGTATCAAATCGTTGACAAGGGTGAGCAGCCCGATAACTGGCTGGAGACATCCTGTACGAATCTGTTCGTATATACGATTGCCAAAGCGATTAAACACGGAGTTGTTGGTCAAGAATGTCTGGATGCAGCCGTGAAGGGATATGAAGGACTGATCCGAACGCTGCAGTTCGACGAGCAGGAACGGATGATATTGCCACTCATCTGTATCGGAACGTCAGCGGGCGATTATGAGAACTATGTGACTCGTCCGACTAGTGAGAACGACCTGCATGGAGTGGGCACATTTGTGATGGCGTGTGTAGAAGTGCAGTCACTCATGAAGTAA
- a CDS encoding carbohydrate ABC transporter permease, whose translation MVEDKTLGGRMFGIINYLLLTIIGLVTLIPFVHVVAGSFTTSAEMAAKKFVIIPTDWSIEAYRFIFSTNTIFKAMGVSIGTTLAGTIISMFITALMAYGLSRKDVDGRKIIMFLVVFTMLFHGGLVPTFLVVKELGMIDTYASLILPTAISAFNLIILKNFFQNIPEGLEESAKIDGCSDFGILFRIVLPLSMPAIATISLFYAVTYWNTYLSAILYLNESAKWPIQVLLRQIVVLASGMDVSADLDSVTPPPAQSIKMAVIVVATLPILCVYPFLQKHFAKGAMIGSIKG comes from the coding sequence ATGGTAGAAGATAAAACGCTTGGCGGCAGAATGTTTGGTATCATCAATTATTTATTACTAACGATCATTGGTCTCGTTACGCTTATCCCCTTTGTACACGTTGTAGCGGGATCGTTTACGACCAGCGCGGAAATGGCTGCCAAGAAATTTGTCATCATTCCGACGGATTGGAGCATAGAGGCCTATCGATTCATTTTCTCGACGAATACGATTTTTAAAGCCATGGGCGTTTCAATTGGTACTACGCTTGCGGGTACGATCATCAGTATGTTTATCACAGCCCTGATGGCCTACGGTTTGTCCCGTAAAGACGTGGATGGAAGAAAAATCATCATGTTTCTTGTGGTGTTTACGATGTTGTTTCACGGCGGATTGGTTCCGACTTTCCTGGTTGTGAAGGAACTGGGAATGATCGACACTTATGCTTCGTTGATTCTTCCTACGGCCATCAGTGCATTTAATTTAATTATTTTGAAAAATTTCTTTCAAAACATCCCAGAGGGACTCGAAGAGTCAGCCAAGATCGATGGCTGCAGCGACTTTGGTATTTTGTTTCGAATTGTGCTGCCTTTATCGATGCCGGCAATCGCAACCATTTCGTTATTTTACGCTGTGACGTATTGGAATACTTACCTCAGCGCAATTCTTTACTTGAATGAGAGTGCGAAGTGGCCGATTCAGGTTCTCCTCAGACAAATTGTCGTGCTCGCCAGCGGGATGGATGTCAGTGCGGATTTGGATAGTGTCACACCGCCTCCTGCGCAATCGATTAAGATGGCTGTTATCGTCGTTGCGACTTTACCGATCCTGTGTGTGTATCCGTTCTTGCAAAAGCACTTTGCTAAAGGGGCTATGATCGGCTCCATTAAGGGATAG